The stretch of DNA GTTAAATTATGTTAGGAGCTAAGCATACCTCAACTTGATCTTTTATCTCTTTGGCTTGCTGCAGTTCCTGTTGCAGCTGCTTCAACTTGTGCTTCTCAGCTGAAAGCTCCTCCTGAAAAATTATCTTCTGCTTTTCCCAAGACTGAAATTTCAACAGCGTCTTCTTCTCTCTGTTCAACATTTCTTCACAGCTTGCAGCTGACTCCGCTGCGCGCAATTTCGCAGCTTCCATTTCCCGCCATAATGCAGCATTCTCAACTTCAAGCCTGCGGACAGCAGCATTCACTCGTTCCACCTGCCCACCAGCCTTGCGAAGAGCATTTTCCATCTCAGACAGTTTTTTTGTGGTGTTCTCTTCCAATGTTTGCTTTTCTTTCTTGAGCCGCTCTACTTCTTCCTTCTCTTGCCTAAGTGCCTTGAGCTCAGCTTTGTCCTTGCTCAGTCTACGGGCAGCTTGCATGACCTTCTGATTTGCCCACTCTGTCCATTCTTCTAGCTGAATTTGCAATTCCCGTATTCTAGGAACCAGCTTAATAATCATCTCATCCTTACGGTCCAGCGGGGCCCTATGACCTAGAGACTTATCACTTGAAGCACCGACAATAGTGGACTTGGCAGATTCGATGTTATGATTGATTGGATTTGGATTTGCAGTGCTTTTTAAAGGGAGTGAGAGAGAAAGCTCTGTATCAGCAGTAGGTAATGAAGAAGAGGTATCGCCTGGCACGACAGGAAATGAGGACGAGATATTGGCTTTAGGCAATGAAAAGCTGCCATTAATAGTTTCTGAACCAAACGTGGGAACTGAAGTGCATTCTTGGCTTGCTGAAAGATTCTGATTCACACTGTCTTGAGGCGCATCAAACTCGATTCCCTTCCTGACTTTGAAGGAGCCATTCTTAGCATTGATACCAGTAGAACCAGCTGCAGCCTTAAGTTTCCTATCAAGGACTAGACTACTGAAATTACTAAGTTTCGAATTTCTAGATGTAACTTTAGAACCATAAGTACGGTAGTGTTTCTCCAAGTGAGTCGATTTCTGACGCAATACATTCTCCCTTTTGGTTATTCCAGATACTTTTCTACTCGCCACAAACTTTTCCTCTGAAATTGTAGGGTGGGGTAATCCTGAAGCGCTAAAGggtttgatattattattagaCGAAGAGTTTTGACACTCGTTGTCTGGTACCAGTCCATTGAGAACAAAAGTAGTTTTTGGAATCAAGTTAGTATGATTTGTGACATCAGATGCATCAGATTGCATGCTATGACCATCCTGAATTGAATTTAAAACGGGTGTATCAGAAATAGATTTATGAGAATAAGAAGCAGATACGTTTGGTGTACAAGGAACCGTTATATTGGACTCATAACTTTTGGACTCTGTTCCAAATTGGGGTCGAGAAGAAATGGAGGAATTGCCTTTTGAATATGAGTCAAGAAGGAAACTAGACAAAGGATCACTATCCATTGCGCAAGCATGAGATACATTCATATCACATACCAACAAGCACCACATTGCATCCCCGATGCTAAAAAAAGGTCTAACCTCCCTTAAAAGGCAAACCAATTCTGCCAATATATACTTTTCCATCTGCTGCAAATCCTCAAAATAGTGTTCCCTTGATGGATCAACGTCTTGGCCACTCCTAAGAAATGCCAGCGTATTGTCAACGATATTTGACACCATGTCTTTACACCCGTACCAAAGTCCAGACCTTAATATAGCCTTATTAGAAACTTCTGAACTGTAACCACTTGCAGTTATTTGCCTAATCGAACTCCTGAAAATTGCATCCAAATTGCTTAAAACAAGTTCTTCCAGCTGGGATTCTGTAAGATCACTCCAATCTGCGTCATGAAACTCGTTGGATGATGCATGAATTTCCTCTGGAGTCTTGCTCGACTCCACCTCTGATGTCCCCATAGTGCAAGACAATCCAAGGTCCAGTTTTAAAGCAACAGAACTatcttgatcgacacagcataGATCGCACTCATTCTTGTGCCCAAGGTTTGGGATGATCTCAAACTTTTCAGCAGAGAATTCAAAATTGCTGCACTCATTCAGAGGCATAGGGATGATCTTACTTGGATCAGTGATCGGAGGATCAGCTCGGAATTTTCTTTTATTCCTACTTCCTTTTTCTTGGACAGCCATATCGGAAGTACTGCTACAAGCTTTTGCAACCATTGATGCCATATCTAAAAAGCACAAAAGAACATTTTCAACAATTTCCAAATTCAACAAACACTCCATTCCACAAACAACACTATCCTTAATCCCACGCAATGGCTGCTCTATTTCCAACTCTCATAAAAGTAAAAACAATACCAAAAGAAAGAGGAAAAAAAATGGTACCACCATAGTTGTTTTAACAATAAGCCAGCTCAATCAATACGCTTCATCTTCACATTCAAGCCAGACCAAGAACATATCAAAACAGCTAAATTCCaggaaaaataataaaaataaattactgACGAAGCACATCACTGATTCACTCACTaccaaaaaaaatcaaataatctGCATCAAAAAACCGTGCATCAATAAACAGCAGGAACACAATCTAGAAACAACCATCCAATAATCAAAGCAAAATAACAGCTtataaattcaagaaagcttCGATGGATCATGAAAATCAAATTCGAGAGTAGCCCACAAAACATATTCATAGTAAATTCAATCTTATAGATGAAAAATTAAGATCTCATAAGCGAGtggaataaatcatcaatcttCGATAATACTAGCGATAATTACACGATCGAATTCATACCCGATTCAGCTTATGATTTTTCGCGCAAATATACGTTGAACAAATCCAAAAGCATCGGATGTAAGTAGGGAGATTATTGATAGTTGGATTCGTTTGTATTTTTTTCCCCGTTTTTCTTGGTTAGCGATTTTAATATTCTCTCAGCTATTCCAGCATTGAATCGAATTTTCAATTTGTCTTTTTTTTCccctttaaattttatttatctgGGGTTTGG from Primulina eburnea isolate SZY01 chromosome 6, ASM2296580v1, whole genome shotgun sequence encodes:
- the LOC140833889 gene encoding putative E3 ubiquitin-protein ligase RF298, which encodes MASMVAKACSSTSDMAVQEKGSRNKRKFRADPPITDPSKIIPMPLNECSNFEFSAEKFEIIPNLGHKNECDLCCVDQDSSVALKLDLGLSCTMGTSEVESSKTPEEIHASSNEFHDADWSDLTESQLEELVLSNLDAIFRSSIRQITASGYSSEVSNKAILRSGLWYGCKDMVSNIVDNTLAFLRSGQDVDPSREHYFEDLQQMEKYILAELVCLLREVRPFFSIGDAMWCLLVCDMNVSHACAMDSDPLSSFLLDSYSKGNSSISSRPQFGTESKSYESNITVPCTPNVSASYSHKSISDTPVLNSIQDGHSMQSDASDVTNHTNLIPKTTFVLNGLVPDNECQNSSSNNNIKPFSASGLPHPTISEEKFVASRKVSGITKRENVLRQKSTHLEKHYRTYGSKVTSRNSKLSNFSSLVLDRKLKAAAGSTGINAKNGSFKVRKGIEFDAPQDSVNQNLSASQECTSVPTFGSETINGSFSLPKANISSSFPVVPGDTSSSLPTADTELSLSLPLKSTANPNPINHNIESAKSTIVGASSDKSLGHRAPLDRKDEMIIKLVPRIRELQIQLEEWTEWANQKVMQAARRLSKDKAELKALRQEKEEVERLKKEKQTLEENTTKKLSEMENALRKAGGQVERVNAAVRRLEVENAALWREMEAAKLRAAESAASCEEMLNREKKTLLKFQSWEKQKIIFQEELSAEKHKLKQLQQELQQAKEIKDQVEAKRDLEEKANNEVLTLANSFRKEREQIEATAKSKEDAIKLRAENNLQKHKYDIENLGKEIAQLRLKTDSSKIAALRRGIDGSYASKLTDLRKTQALQDPITPYISNTVTSTNFHGSNGTGVKRERECVMCLSEEMSVVFLPCAHQVVCTMCNELHEKQGMKDCPSCRSPIQRRVSVRYRS